DNA from Deltaproteobacteria bacterium:
CCCTGCGGCTCCAACAAAAAATACAAAAAATGCCACGGGGCGTAATTCAAACGAATATCTCCTTTAGCTCTAGGTCCACCGTGTGCTAAAATGGCATTCATCTTGCATAACTACTGAGATTTAGAGGAGATTATGCCGCCACCGGATTCGAGTATAGCACAAGAAGCCCTTCCTTTTTCAGGACTTAACACGATTATTGCGAAATACAGTGATTTGATGCTGGCGGGTTTAGTCATCATCGTTATGGCGATGATCGTCGTTCCACTCCCCAAACAGCTTCTTGATGTTCTGCTCACAATCAACCTCACCATGGGCATTGTGATTTTGCTCGTGGCTCTCTACATCAGCGACGCCCTTCGCATTGCCTCCTTTCCGACTATTTTGCTGATCGCCACACTGTACCGCTTGGCCCTCAATATATCGACAACCCGTTTGATTCTTGCGGAGGGAGATGCGGGTCACGTGATCGAAGCCTTCGGACATTTTGTGGTGCGCGGTGATCCGATCGTCGGGGGAATTTTGTTTATCA
Protein-coding regions in this window:
- a CDS encoding SEC-C domain-containing protein, which codes for PCGSNKKYKKCHGA